From Triticum urartu cultivar G1812 chromosome 2, Tu2.1, whole genome shotgun sequence, a single genomic window includes:
- the LOC125538234 gene encoding probable helicase MAGATAMA 3 isoform X1: MSTDAASVDLRGGFNVQKHGSELDIESKLANWMKASPWLIGANPRDLIMPVDGDDGFYPTGNELKPEVISSSRKYRAHVLVCAPSNSALDEIVLRVLQTGIRDENNNTYNPKIVRIGLKAHHSVKAVSMDHLIQQKLSGVDRSSDGRRSGAGEYDRIRASILDEAAIVFSTLSFSGSAILTRMTRAFDVVIIDEAAQAVEPATLVPLVHGCRQVFLVGDPVQLPATVISSTAQELGYGTSLFKRFQAAGFPVQMLKIQYRMHPEISIFPSKEFYEGILQDGEGLNKKRPWHSYSCFGPFCFFDIDGVESKPSGTGSWVNEDEVEFITLLYHQLATHYPELKSSSLVAVISPYKHQVKLLKDHFRSTFGDQSKEVIDVNTVDGFQGREKEVLIFSCVRCNKEQNIGFVSDFRRMNVAITRARSAVLVIGSASTLQQDKHWNNLVESAKERGRYFKVSKPFTMFFAEDKFKTMKVERLAPDTRFSQAIEAINEVVARQEVMDADDAGDQADGDDYDAMEADDGGGDD, translated from the exons AGGAGGGTTCAATGTTCAAAAGCATGGGTCTGAGCTGGACATTGAGAGCAA GCTTGCAAACTGGATGAAAGCATCTCCTTGGCTGATTGGTGCAAATCCTCGAGATTTGATTATGCCtgttgatggtgatgatggtTTTTATCCTACTGGGAATGAGCTG AAACCTGAAGTCATAAGTTCCAGTCGCAAGTATCGGGCCCATGTGTTGGTTTGCGCTCCATCCAACTCAGCACTTGATGAGATTGTATTGCGTGTTCTTCAAACAG GAATACGTGATGAAAATAACAACACTTACAATCCCAAGATTGTGCGTATTGGATTAAAGGCACATCATTCTGTCAAAGCAGTTTCCATGGATCATCTT ATACAACAAAAACTTTCTGGTGTGGATCGCTCATCAGATGGCAGGAGAAGTGGAGCTGGTGAATATGATCGAATTAGAGCTTCTATTCTTGACGAAGCAGCTATT GTATTTTCTACCCTGAGTTTCAGTGGATCAGCCATTCTCACCAGGATGACTCGTGCTTTTGATGTTGTTATAATTGATGAAGCCGCGCAAGCT GTAGAACCAGCGACTCTTGTACCCCTGGTTCATGGATGCAGACAAGTTTTTCTT GTTGGCGACCCAGTTCAGTTGCCAGCAACTGTAATTTCATCGACTGCTCAGGAGTTAGG GTATGGAACAAGTTTGTTCAAGAGATTTCAAGCTGCTGGTTTTCCTGTGCAAATGCTCAAAATTCAGTATCGTATGCACCCAGAG ATCAGTATATTCCCTTCAAAAGAATTCTACGAAGGCATCCTACAAGATGGGGAGGGACTCAACAAAAAACGTCCATGGCATTCCTACAGCTGCTTTGGACCATTTTGCTTCTTTGATATCGATGGGGTTGAATCCAAGCCGTCTGGAACTGGTTCATGGGTGAACGAGGATGAAGTGGAATTCATAACCCTCCTATATCACCAATTGGCCACACACTATCCAGAACTCAAATCCAGTTCCCTAGTAGCTGTTATATCACCATACAAGCATCAGGTGAAACTCTTGAAGGACCATTTTCGGTCGACCTTCGGCGATCAATCTAAGGAAGTTATAGATGTAAACACTGTTGATGGATTCCAG GGTCGTGAAAAGGAAGTTCTCATTTTTTCATGTGTTAGATGCAATAAGGAGCAAAATATTGGTTTTGTTTCTGATTTCCGACGAATGAATGTTGCCATCACCAGAGCTAGGTCTGCTGTACTA GTCATTGGCTCTGCTTCAACATTGCAGCAAGATAAACACTGGAACAACCTTGTTGAGAGTGCCAAAGAGCGAGGGCGCTATTTCAAG GTTTCGAAGCCATTCACCATGTTCTTTGCTGAGGATAAGTTCAAAACCATGAAGGTGGAAAGACTTGCTCCAGACACAAGGTTCTCTCAGGCAATAGAAGCAATTAACGAAGTTGTTGCAAGGCAAGAAGTCATGGATGCCGATGATGCTGGTGACCAAGCGGATGGAGACGATTATGATGCCATGGAGGCTGACGATGGAGGTGGTGATGATTAA
- the LOC125538234 gene encoding probable helicase MAGATAMA 3 isoform X2, with translation MKASPWLIGANPRDLIMPVDGDDGFYPTGNELKPEVISSSRKYRAHVLVCAPSNSALDEIVLRVLQTGIRDENNNTYNPKIVRIGLKAHHSVKAVSMDHLIQQKLSGVDRSSDGRRSGAGEYDRIRASILDEAAIVFSTLSFSGSAILTRMTRAFDVVIIDEAAQAVEPATLVPLVHGCRQVFLVGDPVQLPATVISSTAQELGYGTSLFKRFQAAGFPVQMLKIQYRMHPEISIFPSKEFYEGILQDGEGLNKKRPWHSYSCFGPFCFFDIDGVESKPSGTGSWVNEDEVEFITLLYHQLATHYPELKSSSLVAVISPYKHQVKLLKDHFRSTFGDQSKEVIDVNTVDGFQGREKEVLIFSCVRCNKEQNIGFVSDFRRMNVAITRARSAVLVIGSASTLQQDKHWNNLVESAKERGRYFKVSKPFTMFFAEDKFKTMKVERLAPDTRFSQAIEAINEVVARQEVMDADDAGDQADGDDYDAMEADDGGGDD, from the exons ATGAAAGCATCTCCTTGGCTGATTGGTGCAAATCCTCGAGATTTGATTATGCCtgttgatggtgatgatggtTTTTATCCTACTGGGAATGAGCTG AAACCTGAAGTCATAAGTTCCAGTCGCAAGTATCGGGCCCATGTGTTGGTTTGCGCTCCATCCAACTCAGCACTTGATGAGATTGTATTGCGTGTTCTTCAAACAG GAATACGTGATGAAAATAACAACACTTACAATCCCAAGATTGTGCGTATTGGATTAAAGGCACATCATTCTGTCAAAGCAGTTTCCATGGATCATCTT ATACAACAAAAACTTTCTGGTGTGGATCGCTCATCAGATGGCAGGAGAAGTGGAGCTGGTGAATATGATCGAATTAGAGCTTCTATTCTTGACGAAGCAGCTATT GTATTTTCTACCCTGAGTTTCAGTGGATCAGCCATTCTCACCAGGATGACTCGTGCTTTTGATGTTGTTATAATTGATGAAGCCGCGCAAGCT GTAGAACCAGCGACTCTTGTACCCCTGGTTCATGGATGCAGACAAGTTTTTCTT GTTGGCGACCCAGTTCAGTTGCCAGCAACTGTAATTTCATCGACTGCTCAGGAGTTAGG GTATGGAACAAGTTTGTTCAAGAGATTTCAAGCTGCTGGTTTTCCTGTGCAAATGCTCAAAATTCAGTATCGTATGCACCCAGAG ATCAGTATATTCCCTTCAAAAGAATTCTACGAAGGCATCCTACAAGATGGGGAGGGACTCAACAAAAAACGTCCATGGCATTCCTACAGCTGCTTTGGACCATTTTGCTTCTTTGATATCGATGGGGTTGAATCCAAGCCGTCTGGAACTGGTTCATGGGTGAACGAGGATGAAGTGGAATTCATAACCCTCCTATATCACCAATTGGCCACACACTATCCAGAACTCAAATCCAGTTCCCTAGTAGCTGTTATATCACCATACAAGCATCAGGTGAAACTCTTGAAGGACCATTTTCGGTCGACCTTCGGCGATCAATCTAAGGAAGTTATAGATGTAAACACTGTTGATGGATTCCAG GGTCGTGAAAAGGAAGTTCTCATTTTTTCATGTGTTAGATGCAATAAGGAGCAAAATATTGGTTTTGTTTCTGATTTCCGACGAATGAATGTTGCCATCACCAGAGCTAGGTCTGCTGTACTA GTCATTGGCTCTGCTTCAACATTGCAGCAAGATAAACACTGGAACAACCTTGTTGAGAGTGCCAAAGAGCGAGGGCGCTATTTCAAG GTTTCGAAGCCATTCACCATGTTCTTTGCTGAGGATAAGTTCAAAACCATGAAGGTGGAAAGACTTGCTCCAGACACAAGGTTCTCTCAGGCAATAGAAGCAATTAACGAAGTTGTTGCAAGGCAAGAAGTCATGGATGCCGATGATGCTGGTGACCAAGCGGATGGAGACGATTATGATGCCATGGAGGCTGACGATGGAGGTGGTGATGATTAA